From the genome of Callithrix jacchus isolate 240 chromosome 7, calJac240_pri, whole genome shotgun sequence, one region includes:
- the LOC128932569 gene encoding uncharacterized protein LOC128932569, with amino-acid sequence MSSGAPGRRPPAHSQEFWLHHLKRAPKGPPRRPGPPSAATQPVRTGRLGKLIRMRPPPVHVGGDPGASPRGHRGRISSGGGVWDRTSAWRVLAVPGVWLLGGMGGGDRSLRGRGRQRETVTCRSFPNSPALADNATLGAVLVLVTLDGAGGEEKRVAAVPQAAVLAAPPPAPSPRGPRSALRTPRI; translated from the exons ATGTCCTCCG GGGCGCCTGGCCGCCGTCCACCTGCACATTCTCAGGAGTTCTGGCTACACCATTTGAAACGGGCTCCGAAAGGGCCCCCCCGGAGGCCGGGCCCACCCTCCGCAGCAACCCAGCCCGTCCGGACCGGTCGGCTGGGGAAGCTCATTCGG ATGCGCCCTCCTCCTGTCCACGTGGGAGGCGACCCGGGTGCAAGCCCCCGTGGACACCGCGGCCGAATTTCGTCCGGAGGCGGTGTGTGGGATCGCACGTCCGCGTGGCGGGTTTTGGCAGTGCCGGGGGTTTGGttgttggggggaatggggggTGGGGACCGGTCCCTGCGTGGgcgggggagacagagagagaccgtCACCTGCCGCTCCTTTCCAAACTCTCCTGCCCTCGCGGACAACGCGACTTTGGGAGCAGTCCTGGTCCTGGTGACGCTGGATGGGGCGGGTGGGGAGGAAAAGCGGGTGGCCGCTGTCCCGCAGGCCGCAGTTCTGGCTGCACcgccccctgccccctcccctcgGGGCCCCAGGTCCGCCCTCCGCACCCCCAGGATTTGA